Part of the Propioniciclava sp. MC1595 genome is shown below.
GCGAGATGCGGCCCGACGCGGCGGTCGTCACCGAGGCGGGCCGCGCCGACGTGGTCGTCCTCGACGGCCGCTCCGACCTCGCCGCCGCCCGCCAGATGTGCCGCCTGCTCGGCTCGGCCGGGAGCGAGACCCCGGTCCTGCTCGTCCTGGGCGAGGGCGGGTTCGCCGCCGTCAACCCCGAGTGGGGCGTGCGCGACATCATGCTGGACGCCGCGGGCCCGGCCGAGTTCGACGCCCGGATCCGGCTGGCGGTGCGCACCGACGACACGACCGGCGTCGTGTCGGCGGGCGGCCTGGTGATCGACGAGGCCTCCTACCAGGCCACGCTCAACAACCGGGCCCTCGACCTGACCTACACCGAGTTCGAGCTGCTGAAGTACCTGGCCCAGCACCCGGGGCGGGTGTTCTCCCGCGAGACCCTGTTGTCCGACGTGTGGGGCTACGACTACTACGGCGGCACCCGCACCGTCGACGTGCACGTGCGGCGGCTTCGGGCCAAGCTCGGCTCCGAGAACGAGTACCTGATCGGTACCGTGCGCAACGTCGGCTACCGCTTCAGCCCCGACGCCCGCCGGAGTGACGCCGGGTGATCCCCGACTGGGTCACCGGCATCTCCGACACCGACCTGGAGCGTCGGTTCGGGGC
Proteins encoded:
- a CDS encoding response regulator transcription factor is translated as MAHVLSVSPRAGTDSSEPAFPALALLAHSVREMRPDAAVVTEAGRADVVVLDGRSDLAAARQMCRLLGSAGSETPVLLVLGEGGFAAVNPEWGVRDIMLDAAGPAEFDARIRLAVRTDDTTGVVSAGGLVIDEASYQATLNNRALDLTYTEFELLKYLAQHPGRVFSRETLLSDVWGYDYYGGTRTVDVHVRRLRAKLGSENEYLIGTVRNVGYRFSPDARRSDAG